A single genomic interval of Methylosinus sp. LW4 harbors:
- a CDS encoding glycosyltransferase family 4 protein: MTSRPKFAIVTIGSGSYLGSTVHDATLANALRRRGYEVVVYWMLEETPELLAEGVEQRMLCHGTRYQFSRPSEFMDRVIGRIAFRLPRKLRRAVAQGVPGFVENLMRNLVRSLFCYERTDVALAERLARFIEQDGVTHVKMGFGSIGGLAQEAQKRTRKRFDYLVTFQGDEEFASLAEACGVTDVYRRRVDEAVRGARWPAIVLSRHYASRLVDDLRLDGSRLEVLYCGIEPPQQGTAPDFSILTETFPRLRRDLPILAFVGRQESEKGIDLLLYAAKILLSRGLRFQLVVCGATAKGLAYRAAIRDIVTHLGVNLHHSGAISIATRDALFAHCRCAVCPSINGEPFGLVVAEAMSLGAPAVVPDYGGVAEVVDDGVRAGGLIFRCWDSGDLARQLERLLTDDALHAELADNAPRVAARFSTENMVDGFLAHIGLQEKAEPQILHEDATSL; this comes from the coding sequence GTGACGTCACGCCCGAAATTCGCGATCGTCACCATAGGAAGCGGCTCCTATCTCGGCTCGACCGTCCATGACGCCACGCTGGCCAATGCGCTCCGCCGCCGCGGTTACGAGGTCGTCGTCTATTGGATGCTCGAAGAGACGCCCGAGCTTCTCGCCGAGGGAGTCGAGCAGAGGATGCTGTGCCACGGCACGCGCTATCAATTCTCGCGCCCTTCGGAATTCATGGACCGAGTCATCGGCCGCATCGCCTTTCGCCTGCCGCGGAAATTGCGGCGCGCCGTCGCCCAGGGCGTTCCGGGCTTCGTCGAAAATCTCATGCGCAATCTGGTCCGCTCGCTCTTTTGCTACGAGCGGACCGACGTCGCTCTCGCCGAGCGCCTCGCGCGCTTCATCGAGCAGGACGGCGTCACCCATGTCAAAATGGGTTTCGGCTCGATCGGCGGGCTGGCGCAGGAAGCGCAAAAGCGCACGCGCAAGCGGTTCGATTATTTGGTGACGTTTCAGGGCGACGAGGAATTCGCGAGCCTCGCGGAAGCCTGCGGCGTGACGGATGTCTATCGCCGCCGCGTGGACGAGGCGGTGCGAGGCGCCCGCTGGCCGGCGATCGTCCTCAGCCGTCATTACGCGTCGCGTCTCGTCGATGATCTTCGTCTCGACGGCTCTCGTCTCGAGGTTCTCTATTGCGGGATCGAGCCGCCGCAGCAAGGGACGGCCCCCGATTTCTCGATTCTGACGGAGACCTTTCCGCGTCTGCGGCGCGATCTTCCGATCCTCGCCTTCGTCGGCCGCCAGGAGAGCGAGAAGGGCATCGACCTGCTTCTCTATGCGGCGAAAATTCTTCTCTCCCGCGGGCTGCGCTTTCAGCTGGTCGTCTGCGGCGCCACGGCGAAGGGCCTCGCCTATCGCGCCGCCATTCGGGATATTGTGACGCATCTCGGCGTCAATCTCCATCATTCCGGCGCCATCTCGATAGCGACGCGCGACGCTCTTTTCGCGCATTGCCGCTGCGCCGTATGCCCCTCCATCAATGGCGAGCCCTTCGGGCTCGTGGTCGCCGAGGCCATGAGCCTCGGCGCTCCGGCGGTCGTTCCCGATTATGGCGGAGTCGCCGAGGTGGTGGATGATGGCGTCCGCGCCGGCGGATTGATCTTTCGATGCTGGGACAGCGGCGATCTCGCGCGGCAGCTCGAACGCCTGCTGACCGACGACGCGCTGCACGCCGAGCTCGCCGATAATGCGCCCCGCGTCGCCGCGCGCTTCTCGACCGAGAATATGGTCGACGGCTTTCTCGCGCATATCGGCCTGCAGGAGAAGGCCGAGCCGCAAATTCTCCATGAGGACGCGACGAGCCTCTAG
- a CDS encoding antitoxin Xre/MbcA/ParS toxin-binding domain-containing protein, with protein sequence MSLARYADDGIFAPRKIADMLRTSSEEIARTAGLGKDAVQRAGRLRSDKTQRRLREMVEILNKVEPRFGSALLAYAWYRSEPLAGFSGFTAMQLVKSGRADEVLDYIDAVDAGVHA encoded by the coding sequence ATGAGTCTGGCTCGATATGCGGATGACGGGATTTTCGCGCCGCGCAAGATCGCGGACATGCTCCGCACCTCCAGCGAGGAGATCGCCCGCACCGCCGGCCTGGGCAAGGACGCCGTGCAGCGGGCCGGCCGGCTTCGCTCCGACAAGACGCAGCGTCGCCTGCGGGAGATGGTCGAGATCCTCAACAAGGTCGAGCCGCGCTTCGGCTCGGCGCTTCTGGCCTATGCCTGGTACCGCTCGGAACCGCTCGCCGGCTTTTCCGGCTTCACCGCCATGCAGCTCGTCAAGAGCGGCCGGGCCGACGAGGTGCTCGATTATATCGACGCCGTCGACGCGGGCGTCCACGCCTGA